The DNA region TGACTTGACAAGGCGTTTTTTTTTGACTAATTTTAATTAGTTACATATTGCCTGGATTCCCGTCCCCGATTAAGGCATTCGAGGACAGGCTCTGCGCGGGAATGACGAGGTATTACAGGATCATCAATATTGGAGAACATGTTTAAAACAACATATTTCAATCGGAAAGGAGGTGGGACCCTGTTCAATACATGGAACATCCTGATGTGTAAAGTATTCATAAACATTCAAAGTTGAAAAACTATCACAAGGAGGTAATCATGGTTAAGAAAGGCTTTTCTTTTTTTATCGTCACCTGTTTTCTGATCACTTTTCTGATGATTGGAGTCGGTCATACCCAGACCAAGTCGGTTACCCTTACCTATTCCACTTTTTTCCCGGCTACCCACACCCACACCTTGCTCTCCACCGAATGGGCCAAGGAGATTGAAAAACGAACCAATGGCGCGGTGAAGATTACCATGTTCCCCGGGGCCACCCTGACCCCGCCCAACCAGGCCTACGACGGTGTGGTGAAAGGCATTTCCGATATCGCCTTGTCGGTTTTCAGTTACACCCCCGGCCGTTTTCCTATGATGGAACTCATTGATATGCCCCTGGGATACAAATCCGCTCTTCAGGCAACCCATTTGTGCAACGCTTTTTATAAGAAATTTCAGCCTAAGGAACTGGACGCCGTCAAGGTTATGTACCTCCACGCCCACGGCCCCGGTATTTTACATACCAAAAAACCGGTGCAAAAATTGGAGGACCTGAAAGGCGTGAAAATCCGGTGCACCGGTACAACGGCCAAGTTGGTTGCCAAATTAGGCGGCGTCCCGGTGGCCATGCCCCAAACCGAAACCTATGACGCCCTTCAAAAAGGGGTGGTGGATGGTGTTATGAATCCCTTTGAGGCATTGAAAGGCTGGAAAATAGCGGAAGTCATTAAATCGACTACGGTCAATTCCGGATCGGCCTATTCTATGGCCTTTTTCGTAGTCATGAACAAGGGGAAATGGAATGCCCTGCCC from Deltaproteobacteria bacterium includes:
- a CDS encoding TRAP transporter substrate-binding protein translates to MIGVGHTQTKSVTLTYSTFFPATHTHTLLSTEWAKEIEKRTNGAVKITMFPGATLTPPNQAYDGVVKGISDIALSVFSYTPGRFPMMELIDMPLGYKSALQATHLCNAFYKKFQPKELDAVKVMYLHAHGPGILHTKKPVQKLEDLKGVKIRCTGTTAKLVAKLGGVPVAMPQTETYDALQKGVVDGVMNPFEALKGWKIAEVIKSTTVNSGSAYSMAFFVVMNKGKWNALPKEVQAVIEKVNEEWIEKTGKAWDDIDKGGVEFTKAKGNQIINLSKQEDEKWAKLGQPIFEETAQAVKAKGLPGDEALKFIQDWIKKN